GCTCCCCGCCGCGGAGCAGGGACGACACTGGGGGCGTGATCCGTACCGATGCCCTGGACCGCCTGCCCGTCCGCACCGCCGTGCCCGCCCTCTGGCGCGCGCTCGACGACCGGGGCGTCGCCGTCCTGTGCGCCCCGCCCGGCACCGGCAAGACGACGCTCGTTCCGCTGGTGCTGGCCGGGCTGACCGGGGACGGGCCGGTGCGCCGGGTCCTGGTCGCCGAGCCGCGCCGGATCGCCGCGCGGGCGGCGGCGCGCAGGATGGCCTGGCTGCTGGGCGAGCGGCCGGGTGAACGGGTCGGCTTCACGGTGCGCGGCGAGCGCGTGGTGGGGCGGGAGACGGTGGTGGAGGTCGTGACCACCGGGGTGCTGCTCCAGCGGCTCCAGCGCGACCAGGAGCTGCCCGGGGTCGACGTGGTGATCATCGACGAGTGCCACGAGCGGCACCTGGACGCGGACACGGTGGCCGCCTTCCTCCTGGACGTACGGGAGGCGATCCGGCCCGATCTGCGGCTGGTGGCGGCCTCCGCGACGACGGACGCGGAGGGCTGGGCGCGGCTGCTGGGCGATGCCCCGGTCGTCGAGGCCGAGGGCGTCTCGTACCCGGTGGAGGTCCTCTGGACGCCGCCCGTGCGGCCGGTGAAGCCTCCGCACGGGATGCGGGTCGATCCGGCGCTGCTGACGCATGTGGCGGCGACCGTGCGGCGGGCGCTGGCGGAGCGGGAGGGGGACGTGCTCTGCTTCCTGCCCGGCGTCGGGGAGATCGGCCGGGTGGCCGGGCAGCTCGCGGGGGTGGAGGCGGAGGTGCTCCAGGTGCACGGGCGGGCTCCGGCCGCCGTGCAGGACGCGGTGCTGGCCGGGTCGTCCGACCTACGGCGGGTGGTGCTGGCGACCTCGGTGGCGGAGTCGTCGCTGACGGTGCCGGGCGTCCGGGTCGTCGTGGACTCGGGGCTCGCGCGGGAGCCGCGTACCGACCATGCCCGGGGGCTGAGCGCCCTGACGACCGTACGGGCCTCGCAGGCGGCCGGGCGGCAGCGCGCCGGGCGGGCGGGGCGGGAGGCTCCGGGGGCGGTGTACCGGTGCTGGGACCAGGCCGAGGACGGGCGGCTCGCGCGCTTCCCGGCCCCGGAGATCAAGGTGGCCGACCTCGCGGCGTTCGCGCTCCAGGCGGCGTGCTGGGGCGATCCGGACGCCTCCTCGCTCGCCCTGCTGGACCCGCCGTCGGCCGGGGCGATGGGCGCGGCCCGGGAGGTGCTGGGGGCGATCGGCGCGGTGGACGGCGGTGGCCGGGTCACCGAGCGCGGCGTACGGATGTCCCGGCTCGGGCTGCACCCCCGGCTGGCGCGGGCGCTGCTGGACGGGGCCGCGGAGGTCGGGGCGCGGCGGGCCGCGGAGGTGGTGGCGCTGCTGAGCGAGGAGCCGCCCGGAGAGTACGGGGACGATCTCGCGGCGGCGCTGCGGACCGCCCGCCGGGGGCAGGACGGGTACGCGGCGCGCTGGAAGCAGGAGGTGCGGCGGCTGTCGGCCCAGGTGGACGGCGCGGGCTCCCGGAAGTCGCCGGGCTCCGGGGCCGCGCCGGGCAGGGGCTCCGGCACCGGCGGGGGTCGCTCCGATGACGCCGTCGTCGGTCTCGTCGCCGCCCTGGCGTTCCCGGAGCGGGTGGCGCGCGCCCGGGGCGACGGGGCGTTCCTGATGGCGTCGGGCACGGGTGCGGAGCTGCGGGCGGGGTCGCGGCTGCGGAGCGCGCCCTGGCTGGCCGTGGCGGTCGCGGACCGGCCCTCCCACGCGGCTTCGGCGCGGGTGCGGCTGGCGGCGGTGATCGACGAGGACACCGCGCTGGCGGCCGCCGGGCATCTGCGGGTGCGGGGCGAGGAGGTCCGCTGGGTGGACGGCGAGGCGGTCGCCCGGTCCGTGGACCGGCTGGGGGCTGTGGAGCTGGCGGTACGGCCGCTGAAGCAGCCCGATCCGGAGCTGGTGCGCGGGGCCCTGGTGGAGGGGTTGCGGCGCGAGGGGCTCGGGCTGCTGCGCTGGAACCGGGAGACCGAGCAGCTGCGGTCGCGCCTGGCGTTCCTGCGCCGGGTGCTGGGGGCGCCGTGGCCGGACGTGTCGGACGGGGCGCTGCTGGCGGATCCGGGCGCGTGGCTGGAGCCCGAGCTGTCGCGGGCCCGGCGGCGCTCCGATCTGGGCCGGATCGACGCGGGCCAGGCGCTGCGGCGGCTGCTGCCCTGGGCGACCGGCGAGGCGGCCCGCCTGGACGAGCTGGCGCCGGAGCGGATCGAGGTGCCGAGCGGGTCCCGGGTCCGGGTGGAGTACGGCGGGGACCAGCCCGTACTGGCGGTGAAGCTCCAGGAGTTGTTCGGGCTGGCCGAGACGCCCCGGGTGGCCGGGGTGCCGGTCCTGGTGCATCTGCTCTCCCCCGCCGGACGCCCCGCGGCCGTCACCGCGGACCTGGCGTCGTTCTGGCGGGAGGGCTACAGGGCGGTGCGCGCGGAGCTGCGCGGCCGCTACCCGAAGCACCCGTGGCCGGAGGACCCCGCGACCGTACCGGCGACGCGGTACACGTCGGCGAGGCTCAAGCGTTCGTAGGGCTCCCCGGCCGCCGCGAGCGCGCCTCCAGCCACAGGGCCGGCGCGGCCAGTCCGGTGGCGGCGGTGGCGAGGGCACGCATGCTCGGCCTCCCGGGGCGGTGGTCCGGCGACGGCGAACTGATGGGCCGTCAGGGCGGGGGCACCGTAGCGACCGGGGCGCGAGATGAGAACAGAGCGGACAGCCCCTCGGCCGGGTGGCCGAGGGGCTGTGCGGTGATCGCGCGGTGGGGCGGGGTCAGGGCTTGGGCGCGTCCGGTGCGGCCGTCTCGTCCGGTGCCGGCTCCTCCGGGACCGTCTCCTGCGGCGCCTCGACGGTGAGTTCGATGACGACCGAGGCACCGCCCTCGGTGGTGAGGCGCAGCAGATAGGTGCCCTCGTTGCCGTCGGCGAAGATCTCCGGGAGCCGCAGCTGTCCGTCGGCGTCCGTCGTCAGCGTGGTGAGGGTGCGGACCGGCTTGCCGTCCGCGTCCTTGAAGTACGGGCCCTTGTCGTTGTCGATGACGCCCGGGCGGTCCTTGACCATGGTGGCGGTGACGGCCACTCCGGCCGCGACGGCGTCCTTGTAGGTGGCCTTGACGGTGACGGCGTCCGCGAACTTCTCGCCGGGGGCGGCGACGAGCGCCTTCTCGTCGGTCCGGGCGATCGCGTCGGCCTGGCGGGCGGTGACCGTCGCCGCGTACGTCAGGGTGCGCGGCCGACCGCTGCCCGCGACGGCGGTCACGGTGAACTGCCCGGCCTTCTCGCCGGCCTGGAGCTTCGGTGCGGTGGCGGTGCCGTCGGTACCGGTCCGTACCGTCACGGTCTTCCTGCCGCCGGCGAAGAGGGTTCCGGTGTCTCCGGTGACGGTGAAGGCGACGGGCACCTTGGCGAGCGGGGCGCCGACCGCGTTGCGCGCCAGGACGGAGACCCGCTCGTCGAACTCCTGGCCCGCGGTGGCACGCAGGGGGCCGGTGCCCGCGTTCTCCAGGGAGCCGAAGGTCTCGGAGGGCGGCGTCGGCTTGGGGGTGGGCGGCTTCGGCGTCGGGTTGGTGGAGCCTCCGCCGCCGGGCTTGGAGGGGCCCGGGCTCGGCTTGCCGCCGGGCTTGGACGAGGAGGGCTTCGGGCTGGGGGTGACGCCCGGGCCGGAGCCGGTGCCCGGACGCGGGCTCGGGGTGGGGGTGGGGGTGCTCGGGGTGCTGGGGAGCGTGCCTGTGCCGTCAGGGATCTCGTGCGTACCGCGCTGGTAGTAGGAGAACCAGGAGCGGACCGTGCGCAGGTACTCGCTCGACCGGTTGTAGCTCAGCACGGCCTTGTCGAGGTCGGCGGCGAGGGCCAGATCGCGGTCGTTGGCGCAGAGGTAGCGGCCGGCGGCGAGGGCCGCGTCGTAGATGTTGTTGGGGTCCTTGCGGCCGTCGCCGTTGGCGTCCTGGCCCCAGGAGGCCCAGGTCGAGGGGATGAACTGCATCGGGCCGACCGCGCGGTCGTGGACCGCGTCGCCGTCGTACGCCCCGCCGTCGGTGTCCCTGATCAGCGCGAAGCCCTGGCCGTTGAGGGCCGGGCCGAGGATGCGGGGGCTGGCGGTGCCGTTGGCGTCGACGCGGCCGCCGCGGGCCTGGCCGGACTCGACCTTCCCGATGGCCGCGAGGAGTTGCCAGGGCAGCCGGCAGGA
This sequence is a window from Streptomyces parvus. Protein-coding genes within it:
- the hrpB gene encoding ATP-dependent helicase HrpB translates to MIRTDALDRLPVRTAVPALWRALDDRGVAVLCAPPGTGKTTLVPLVLAGLTGDGPVRRVLVAEPRRIAARAAARRMAWLLGERPGERVGFTVRGERVVGRETVVEVVTTGVLLQRLQRDQELPGVDVVIIDECHERHLDADTVAAFLLDVREAIRPDLRLVAASATTDAEGWARLLGDAPVVEAEGVSYPVEVLWTPPVRPVKPPHGMRVDPALLTHVAATVRRALAEREGDVLCFLPGVGEIGRVAGQLAGVEAEVLQVHGRAPAAVQDAVLAGSSDLRRVVLATSVAESSLTVPGVRVVVDSGLAREPRTDHARGLSALTTVRASQAAGRQRAGRAGREAPGAVYRCWDQAEDGRLARFPAPEIKVADLAAFALQAACWGDPDASSLALLDPPSAGAMGAAREVLGAIGAVDGGGRVTERGVRMSRLGLHPRLARALLDGAAEVGARRAAEVVALLSEEPPGEYGDDLAAALRTARRGQDGYAARWKQEVRRLSAQVDGAGSRKSPGSGAAPGRGSGTGGGRSDDAVVGLVAALAFPERVARARGDGAFLMASGTGAELRAGSRLRSAPWLAVAVADRPSHAASARVRLAAVIDEDTALAAAGHLRVRGEEVRWVDGEAVARSVDRLGAVELAVRPLKQPDPELVRGALVEGLRREGLGLLRWNRETEQLRSRLAFLRRVLGAPWPDVSDGALLADPGAWLEPELSRARRRSDLGRIDAGQALRRLLPWATGEAARLDELAPERIEVPSGSRVRVEYGGDQPVLAVKLQELFGLAETPRVAGVPVLVHLLSPAGRPAAVTADLASFWREGYRAVRAELRGRYPKHPWPEDPATVPATRYTSARLKRS
- a CDS encoding lytic murein transglycosylase, which encodes MAAHIRRRLRKGATTTAVAAAAVAALAASQAPAATLADGSAGSGDPKAAGEDTASGETDGAATGNSPYYTDLPPLVTPDRPGSSSDLPAAGSAEAGIPASVLAAYKQAERTVATTDPSCRLPWQLLAAIGKVESGQARGGRVDANGTASPRILGPALNGQGFALIRDTDGGAYDGDAVHDRAVGPMQFIPSTWASWGQDANGDGRKDPNNIYDAALAAGRYLCANDRDLALAADLDKAVLSYNRSSEYLRTVRSWFSYYQRGTHEIPDGTGTLPSTPSTPTPTPSPRPGTGSGPGVTPSPKPSSSKPGGKPSPGPSKPGGGGSTNPTPKPPTPKPTPPSETFGSLENAGTGPLRATAGQEFDERVSVLARNAVGAPLAKVPVAFTVTGDTGTLFAGGRKTVTVRTGTDGTATAPKLQAGEKAGQFTVTAVAGSGRPRTLTYAATVTARQADAIARTDEKALVAAPGEKFADAVTVKATYKDAVAAGVAVTATMVKDRPGVIDNDKGPYFKDADGKPVRTLTTLTTDADGQLRLPEIFADGNEGTYLLRLTTEGGASVVIELTVEAPQETVPEEPAPDETAAPDAPKP